A single Nostoc sp. PCC 7107 DNA region contains:
- a CDS encoding pitrilysin family protein gives MTSTLFKSSRLNSPTVHKLPNGLTIIAEQMPIDVVNLNLWIKVGSAVESDAINGMAHFLEHMIFKGTERLASGEFERRIEERGAVTNAATSQDYTHYYITTAPQDFAELAPLQIDVVFNPSIPDDAFERERSVVLEEIRRSEDNPHRRTFRRAMEMAFDVLPYRRPVLGPESVISGLQPQQMRDFHANWYQPQSITAVAVGNLPVEELIETVAEGFTQVGKTQESRVKSQESNNYPESAFTEIVRREFVDKSLQQARLVMVWRVPGLTELNQTYGLDVLAGVLAHGRTSRLVRDLREERGLVSSIAVSNMSNLLQGTFYISAKCAVENLAAVEDAIAQHIRRIQTELVTDKEIARIRKRVTNRFVFGNETPSDRSGLYGFYQSLVGDLEPAFNYPAHIQQQEANDLLLAANQYLCPEAYGVVVMKPM, from the coding sequence ATGACCTCAACTCTGTTCAAATCGTCTCGTCTCAATTCCCCAACCGTACACAAATTGCCTAATGGCTTGACAATCATTGCCGAACAAATGCCCATTGATGTTGTCAACCTCAATCTTTGGATTAAAGTTGGTTCAGCCGTAGAATCTGATGCGATCAACGGTATGGCTCATTTTTTAGAACACATGATTTTTAAAGGGACTGAGCGACTTGCTAGTGGAGAGTTTGAACGTCGCATTGAAGAACGGGGTGCTGTAACTAATGCCGCTACCAGCCAAGATTATACTCATTACTATATAACTACTGCGCCCCAAGATTTTGCTGAACTGGCTCCACTGCAAATTGATGTCGTATTTAATCCTAGTATTCCTGATGATGCTTTTGAACGTGAGCGTTCTGTTGTTTTAGAAGAAATCCGCCGTTCTGAAGATAACCCCCATCGCCGGACTTTTCGCCGCGCTATGGAAATGGCGTTTGATGTATTACCCTATCGCCGTCCCGTATTGGGGCCAGAATCGGTAATATCTGGGCTACAACCCCAACAAATGCGAGACTTTCATGCTAATTGGTATCAACCACAGTCAATTACGGCTGTGGCTGTGGGGAATTTACCTGTAGAAGAACTAATTGAAACTGTTGCTGAAGGATTTACACAGGTTGGTAAAACTCAAGAATCAAGAGTCAAGAGTCAAGAGTCAAATAATTATCCTGAATCTGCATTTACCGAAATTGTGCGGCGAGAATTTGTTGATAAAAGCCTTCAGCAAGCAAGACTCGTGATGGTGTGGCGGGTTCCAGGATTGACAGAATTAAACCAGACTTATGGATTGGATGTTTTAGCAGGAGTTTTAGCACATGGAAGGACATCAAGATTAGTTAGGGATTTGCGGGAAGAACGAGGATTAGTTTCTTCCATCGCAGTTAGCAATATGAGCAACTTATTACAAGGGACATTTTACATTTCCGCTAAATGTGCAGTAGAAAACTTAGCCGCCGTGGAAGATGCGATCGCTCAACACATTCGCAGAATACAAACAGAGTTAGTCACTGACAAAGAAATCGCCCGCATCCGCAAACGCGTCACCAACAGATTTGTCTTTGGTAACGAAACTCCAAGCGATCGCAGTGGCTTATATGGTTTCTACCAATCTTTAGTAGGCGATTTAGAACCAGCCTTCAATTACCCAGCACATATCCAACAACAAGAAGCCAACGATTTACTTTTAGCAGCTAATCAATATCTCTGCCCAGAAGCTTATGGTGTAGTAGTCATGAAACCAATGTAA
- a CDS encoding fructosamine kinase family protein, with protein MWTEIDTHISRVTGEQFQTQQQRSVSGGCINQGYAVTNGEITYFVKLNQASQVAMFEAEMLGLKQMLASNSIRVPKPICWGISGNSGYIVLEWLEMGSGNTQSWAEMGLKLATMHKKTSQQGFGWDMNNTIGSTPQINTWTADWGEFYGKHRLGYQFQLARRRGGNFPKQDELLAVIPELLAEHEVQPSLVHGDLWGGNAGCTVSGEPVIFDPATYYGDREVDIAMTELFGGFSAAFYQGYNAAFPLNTGYERRKTLYNLYHILNHFNLFGGGYGSQANRMIEQILR; from the coding sequence ATTTGGACTGAAATTGATACCCATATTAGTCGAGTAACTGGTGAACAATTCCAAACTCAACAACAGCGTTCTGTAAGTGGCGGATGTATTAACCAAGGTTACGCCGTTACTAATGGTGAAATCACATACTTCGTCAAACTCAACCAAGCATCGCAAGTAGCCATGTTTGAAGCTGAGATGTTGGGATTAAAGCAAATGTTAGCCTCAAATAGCATTCGTGTACCCAAGCCTATTTGTTGGGGAATATCAGGAAATTCTGGCTATATTGTCTTGGAATGGTTAGAGATGGGTAGCGGTAATACCCAATCTTGGGCAGAAATGGGGCTTAAGTTAGCAACAATGCACAAAAAAACCAGCCAACAAGGCTTCGGCTGGGATATGAATAACACCATTGGTTCCACTCCCCAAATCAACACTTGGACAGCAGATTGGGGGGAATTTTATGGCAAACATCGCCTTGGCTATCAATTTCAATTAGCCAGAAGGCGCGGCGGCAATTTTCCGAAACAAGATGAATTATTAGCCGTGATTCCCGAACTATTGGCAGAACACGAAGTACAACCATCTTTAGTCCACGGCGATTTATGGGGTGGTAATGCTGGATGTACTGTGTCAGGCGAACCAGTAATTTTTGATCCAGCCACTTATTATGGCGACAGAGAAGTTGATATCGCTATGACCGAACTTTTTGGTGGTTTTTCTGCTGCTTTTTATCAAGGTTATAATGCAGCTTTTCCCTTAAATACAGGGTATGAACGCCGCAAAACTTTGTATAACCTATATCACATTTTGAACCACTTCAATTTATTTGGTGGTGGTTATGGTTCCCAAGCCAACCGGATGATTGAGCAAATTTTGCGGTGA
- the tatC gene encoding twin-arginine translocase subunit TatC, translated as MTPSSEADTITNPNIDLEGQGNSDTDSLDELPGEVEMSLFDHLEELRQRIFYSLIAVVIFVIGCFLAVKPIVQLLEVPAAGVKFLQLAPGEYFFVSLKVAGYSGLVLSTPFILYQIIQFVLPGLTRRERRLVGPIVLGSSVLFVAGLVFAYSVLIPAALRFFISYGADVVEQLWSIDKYFEFILLLLFSTGLAFQIPIIQLLLGNLGIVSSEKMLSGWRYVIMAAVILGAVLTPSTDPLTQALLAGAVLGLYMGGIGLVKLTGK; from the coding sequence ATGACTCCTTCATCAGAAGCTGACACTATCACTAATCCCAATATCGACCTAGAAGGACAAGGCAACTCAGACACTGATTCTCTTGATGAGTTGCCTGGTGAAGTCGAAATGTCTCTGTTCGACCACTTAGAAGAGTTACGACAACGGATATTCTATTCACTTATCGCTGTAGTCATTTTTGTTATCGGCTGTTTTCTGGCTGTCAAGCCGATCGTGCAGTTACTAGAAGTACCAGCCGCAGGGGTGAAATTTCTCCAACTTGCACCCGGAGAATATTTCTTTGTCTCCTTGAAAGTCGCTGGCTACAGTGGACTTGTACTTTCTACTCCTTTTATCCTTTATCAAATTATTCAGTTTGTCCTCCCAGGCTTGACGCGTCGTGAACGTCGCTTAGTGGGGCCAATCGTTTTAGGGTCTAGTGTGTTATTTGTTGCTGGGTTAGTCTTTGCCTATTCTGTTCTTATCCCCGCCGCTTTGAGATTTTTCATTAGCTATGGCGCTGATGTCGTAGAACAACTGTGGTCAATTGATAAATATTTTGAATTTATACTGCTGCTGTTATTTAGCACTGGCTTGGCATTTCAAATTCCGATTATTCAATTATTATTGGGTAATTTGGGAATTGTTTCTTCTGAGAAAATGCTTTCTGGCTGGCGATATGTAATTATGGCAGCAGTAATTTTAGGTGCTGTCCTCACACCTTCTACCGACCCCTTAACCCAAGCTTTATTAGCAGGTGCAGTTTTAGGGCTTTATATGGGCGGGATTGGTTTAGTAAAACTCACAGGTAAATGA
- a CDS encoding IS5 family transposase codes for MSKAYPSNLTRVQYEFLSDMIPEPKPGGRKREVDIWEVLNGIFYVLVEGVRWRCLRRATPTLPGDFPVWQTVYSYFRKWRKDGTWLKIHDSLRQWTRIEEERHRSPSEAIIDSQSVKSAAMVSQSVGFDAGKKIKGRKRFMTVDTLGLVLRVLVTAANVGEREGGKLVLKRVKQSQKQVSRLTTLWVDGGFDGEPFMQWVMNFCRWIVQVVLRPEQTKGFVLLKKRWVVERTFGWVMGCRRLVRDYELLPETSETFIYLAMIRIMVRRLA; via the coding sequence ATGAGTAAAGCATACCCCAGCAATCTGACCCGTGTTCAATATGAATTTCTGAGTGACATGATTCCAGAACCAAAACCTGGGGGTCGCAAGCGTGAAGTTGATATATGGGAAGTCCTTAACGGAATTTTTTATGTGCTGGTAGAAGGAGTTAGATGGCGATGCCTACGGCGGGCTACGCCTACGCTACCAGGTGACTTTCCTGTATGGCAGACGGTATATAGCTATTTTCGTAAATGGCGCAAAGACGGAACGTGGTTGAAAATTCACGATAGCCTGCGGCAGTGGACACGGATTGAAGAGGAACGGCATCGAAGCCCATCGGAAGCGATCATCGATAGTCAAAGCGTCAAGAGTGCAGCGATGGTAAGTCAATCTGTGGGTTTTGATGCAGGTAAGAAAATTAAAGGACGCAAGCGATTTATGACGGTCGATACCTTGGGATTAGTCTTGCGGGTCTTAGTCACGGCTGCCAATGTGGGTGAACGCGAGGGAGGTAAACTAGTTCTCAAACGGGTAAAACAGTCTCAAAAGCAGGTATCTCGTTTGACAACCCTCTGGGTGGATGGCGGCTTTGACGGTGAGCCGTTTATGCAGTGGGTGATGAATTTTTGCCGTTGGATTGTGCAGGTGGTGTTGCGCCCAGAGCAAACCAAGGGCTTTGTCTTGCTCAAAAAACGTTGGGTGGTGGAGCGCACTTTCGGTTGGGTCATGGGGTGTCGGCGATTGGTCAGAGACTATGAGTTATTGCCAGAAACATCAGAGACGTTTATCTACCTTGCTATGATCCGGATCATGGTGAGGCGATTGGCATAA
- a CDS encoding DUF6745 domain-containing protein, which yields MYTAATFDFFISELDCYNNPEVYQVVEQVVLASGIIFLFDQYCFVCDRPTTLSLDPEHRLHAEDKPAIQFADGFSIYSSHGMNNSFKIIQ from the coding sequence ATGTACACGGCTGCTACATTTGATTTCTTTATTTCGGAGTTAGATTGTTACAATAACCCTGAAGTGTACCAAGTTGTAGAGCAAGTAGTACTTGCCAGTGGCATTATATTTCTGTTTGATCAATACTGTTTCGTCTGCGATCGCCCAACCACATTATCATTAGATCCGGAACATCGTCTTCACGCCGAAGATAAACCAGCAATACAATTTGCTGATGGTTTTAGCATATATTCCAGCCACGGTATGAATAATAGTTTTAAAATTATTCAGTAA
- the rnc gene encoding ribonuclease III, with protein sequence MTIVYPRRQRQLESLVRKFGLPLDAPIKWQLLDLALTHPTVSDSANYEQLEFVGDAVVRLAAAVILWEKYPECQVGDFAAIRSVLVSDRILAQLAREYGLELYLLVAGSATSDKVGQESRLADAFEAVLGALYLSTNNLDLIRPWLDSHFEQLATEIRLDPARLNYKAALQEWTQAQFKVLPEYRVEEINHPNRNQERFAAEVWLYDKKLGEGRGRSIKAAEQAAAKIAFLAVNNQEKT encoded by the coding sequence ATGACTATTGTTTATCCTCGTCGTCAAAGACAACTCGAAAGCTTAGTAAGAAAGTTTGGTTTGCCATTAGATGCACCCATTAAATGGCAACTTTTAGATTTGGCGCTGACTCATCCAACGGTATCTGATTCAGCAAATTATGAACAACTAGAGTTTGTTGGCGATGCAGTGGTAAGGCTGGCGGCGGCTGTGATTTTATGGGAAAAATATCCAGAGTGCCAAGTCGGTGATTTTGCCGCAATTCGTTCGGTATTAGTGAGCGATCGCATCCTCGCCCAATTAGCTAGAGAATATGGTTTAGAGCTATATTTGTTAGTTGCTGGTAGTGCCACCAGTGATAAAGTCGGTCAAGAATCACGCTTGGCTGATGCTTTTGAAGCTGTGTTGGGTGCGCTCTATCTCAGCACAAATAATTTAGATCTCATCCGCCCTTGGTTAGATTCTCACTTTGAGCAACTAGCAACAGAAATTCGTCTTGATCCGGCTCGGCTAAACTATAAAGCTGCTTTACAAGAGTGGACTCAAGCACAATTTAAAGTTTTACCAGAATATCGTGTTGAGGAAATTAATCATCCCAACCGCAATCAAGAGCGATTTGCAGCAGAAGTTTGGCTCTACGACAAAAAACTTGGTGAAGGTAGAGGACGTTCTATCAAAGCAGCAGAACAAGCCGCGGCCAAAATAGCTTTTTTAGCAGTTAATAATCAGGAAAAGACGTAA
- the corA gene encoding magnesium/cobalt transporter CorA: MISKIRRLTKKVRKPNFPDFYHQPGTIPGTLIIDEDAEAPVIVLFDYNQTNFIRKQIATPEECLIYLDAESVSWVDVQGLGSQDILQRLGKVFELHPLVLEDVVNMGERPKIEDYEDQLLIIARMVVPKENTCGFYSEQVSFVLGKHYLLTVQEEPEHDCFDSVRMRIDKGKGIIRKEDADYLAYALLDAIIDGFFPVLELYGERIEELEEEVILKPTPQTLQQIYQIRRELLQLRRSIWPQRDAINALIRDSSDLISEDVRIYLRDCYDHTVQVMDMVETYRELASGLMDVYLSAVSNKMNEIMKLLTVVSAIFIPLTFVAGIYGMNFNTDKSPYNMPELNWYWGYPVCLALMVAIAVSLLILFWRRGWLANFSSIKRD; encoded by the coding sequence ATGATTAGCAAAATTCGCCGTCTCACCAAAAAAGTACGTAAGCCAAACTTCCCAGATTTTTATCATCAACCAGGAACCATACCTGGAACTCTGATTATTGATGAAGATGCCGAAGCGCCAGTAATTGTTTTATTTGATTACAACCAAACAAATTTTATCCGTAAACAAATAGCAACTCCAGAGGAGTGTCTAATTTATTTAGATGCAGAATCTGTTTCTTGGGTAGATGTCCAAGGTTTAGGTAGTCAAGATATCTTACAACGATTAGGTAAGGTTTTTGAGTTACATCCTCTAGTTTTAGAAGATGTGGTCAATATGGGAGAACGCCCTAAAATCGAAGATTATGAAGACCAATTACTAATTATTGCTCGCATGGTAGTTCCTAAAGAAAACACCTGTGGGTTTTATAGTGAACAAGTAAGTTTTGTCTTAGGTAAACATTACTTGCTGACTGTGCAGGAAGAACCAGAACATGATTGTTTTGACAGTGTCAGAATGCGAATAGATAAAGGGAAAGGTATTATTCGCAAAGAAGATGCTGATTATTTAGCTTATGCTTTGTTAGATGCAATTATTGATGGGTTTTTTCCGGTGTTAGAACTTTATGGTGAACGCATCGAAGAATTAGAAGAAGAAGTAATCCTCAAACCCACACCGCAAACACTCCAGCAAATTTATCAAATTAGGAGAGAGCTTTTACAATTGCGTCGGTCTATTTGGCCGCAACGAGATGCCATTAATGCTTTGATTCGAGATAGTAGTGATTTAATTAGTGAAGATGTGAGAATTTATCTCCGAGATTGCTATGACCATACAGTCCAGGTTATGGATATGGTGGAAACATACCGAGAATTAGCATCAGGATTGATGGATGTATATTTATCAGCCGTCAGTAATAAAATGAATGAAATTATGAAGCTACTAACGGTAGTTTCGGCAATTTTTATTCCTTTAACTTTTGTTGCAGGTATTTATGGCATGAATTTCAATACCGATAAATCACCATACAATATGCCTGAACTAAATTGGTATTGGGGTTATCCAGTTTGCTTGGCTTTAATGGTAGCGATCGCAGTTAGTTTACTCATCCTATTTTGGCGCAGAGGATGGCTCGCTAATTTTTCTAGTATTAAACGTGATTGA
- the groL gene encoding chaperonin GroEL (60 kDa chaperone family; promotes refolding of misfolded polypeptides especially under stressful conditions; forms two stacked rings of heptamers to form a barrel-shaped 14mer; ends can be capped by GroES; misfolded proteins enter the barrel where they are refolded when GroES binds), producing the protein MAKIISFNEESRRALERGVNALADAVKITLGPKGRNVLLEKKYGSPQIVNDGITVAKEIELEDPLENTGARLIQEVASKTKDIAGDGTTTATVLAQALIKEGLKNVAAGTNPINLKRGIDKTIEALVAEIARVAKPVEGAAIAQVATVSAGNDEEVGRMLAEAMEKVTKDGVITVEESKSLTTELEVVEGMQIDRGYISPYFITNNERQIVEFENARILITDKKINSIQELVPVLEKVARLGQPLLIVAEDVEGDALATLVVNKARGVLTVAAIKAPGFGDRRKAILQDIAILTDGQLISEEIGLSLDTASLENLGTARKITIDKENTTIVAGSTTKPEIQKRIGQIRKQLEETDSEYDKEKLQERIAKLAGGVAVIKVGAATETELKDRKLRIEDALNATKAAVEEGIVPGGGTTLIHLSTKIDELKHSLNEEEKIGADIVKRALEAPLRQIADNAGDEGSVIVSKVRETEFNVGYNAATGEFQDLIAAGIIDPAKVVRSALQNAASIAGMVLTTEAIVVEKPEKKAAAPDMGGMGGMGGMGGMGGMGGMGMM; encoded by the coding sequence ATGGCTAAAATTATTTCATTTAATGAAGAATCACGGCGGGCGCTAGAACGAGGTGTCAACGCCCTAGCCGATGCAGTGAAAATTACCTTGGGGCCAAAAGGTCGTAACGTCCTTTTAGAAAAGAAATATGGTTCGCCTCAAATTGTCAACGATGGCATCACTGTCGCCAAAGAAATTGAATTAGAAGACCCTTTAGAAAATACCGGTGCGAGACTCATCCAAGAAGTAGCATCCAAAACAAAGGATATTGCGGGGGATGGCACCACTACCGCCACAGTCTTAGCACAGGCATTAATTAAAGAAGGGCTGAAAAATGTTGCGGCTGGGACTAATCCCATCAACTTAAAGCGCGGGATCGACAAAACTATCGAAGCGCTGGTAGCAGAAATTGCTAGAGTGGCTAAACCAGTTGAAGGTGCTGCGATCGCACAAGTTGCTACAGTATCGGCAGGTAACGATGAAGAAGTCGGCAGAATGCTGGCAGAAGCAATGGAGAAAGTCACCAAAGATGGTGTCATTACCGTTGAAGAATCCAAATCTCTGACAACTGAACTCGAAGTAGTGGAAGGGATGCAAATCGACAGAGGTTATATCTCTCCATACTTCATTACTAACAACGAACGGCAGATCGTTGAATTTGAAAATGCACGTATCCTGATTACCGATAAGAAAATCAACAGCATTCAAGAATTAGTTCCCGTACTCGAAAAAGTTGCCCGTTTGGGTCAACCGCTATTAATTGTTGCGGAAGATGTAGAAGGAGATGCTTTAGCAACTTTAGTAGTCAACAAAGCACGGGGTGTGTTGACTGTAGCTGCTATCAAAGCGCCTGGATTTGGCGATCGCCGCAAAGCCATATTGCAAGATATTGCCATTCTCACCGACGGTCAGTTAATTTCAGAAGAAATTGGTCTAAGTTTAGATACTGCTTCTTTGGAAAACTTGGGAACTGCCCGCAAAATCACCATTGATAAAGAAAACACCACAATTGTCGCTGGTAGCACCACTAAGCCAGAAATTCAAAAGCGGATTGGTCAAATTCGCAAACAATTAGAAGAAACTGATTCGGAATACGACAAAGAAAAACTGCAAGAACGCATTGCTAAATTAGCTGGCGGTGTCGCAGTGATTAAAGTTGGTGCAGCCACCGAAACCGAACTTAAAGACCGCAAACTGCGGATTGAAGACGCGCTAAACGCCACTAAAGCAGCTGTAGAAGAAGGAATTGTTCCTGGTGGTGGTACAACCTTAATTCACTTGTCTACCAAAATCGACGAACTTAAGCACAGCCTTAATGAAGAAGAAAAAATTGGAGCAGATATTGTCAAACGTGCTTTAGAAGCACCCTTACGCCAAATTGCTGACAATGCTGGCGATGAAGGCTCTGTGATTGTTTCTAAAGTCAGAGAAACTGAGTTTAACGTTGGTTACAACGCTGCTACCGGGGAATTCCAAGACTTAATTGCAGCGGGGATCATTGACCCAGCAAAAGTCGTACGTTCTGCCCTACAAAATGCCGCGTCAATTGCGGGGATGGTTTTGACTACTGAAGCGATCGTTGTCGAAAAACCAGAGAAGAAGGCTGCTGCACCTGATATGGGTGGTATGGGCGGTATGGGTGGCATGGGCGGTATGGGCGGTATGGGCGGTATGGGTATGATGTAA